AAGCTCTATAGGCCTTAACTCTCTTTTAATATTAAAAACACCATTAAGAGAGCCATAAACAGGAATCCATTCTTTTATAAGATCATCTGAAATATTTCTGTCAGACTTAATAAGATCTATTAATCTTAAAATCATATCAGACTCAAGAGAATATATATCTATCTTTTGAGGATTAATAAAAAAAGCCTCTCTGAATAAGACTTTAGCCTCTTTAATTTCATCAACCAACGCATAAGAATCAGCAAGCTCTGCAACAACATCTGAGTTATCTTTAAAATCTCCTAATATTTGCAAAAAAACATTAATTGCTCTCTCGTAATTTCCCATACCTTTATAAGACTTAGCAATTTTTATTAAAAGGTCCAAATTTTCTGGATGCATTTTGTATATATTTTTATATATATAAAGACAGGTCTGAAACACAAAATATTTTATAGAATTGCGACCTTGCAAAAAATTACAGCCCATCTTTTTCAAATATCGTCCTGCAAAATTATTCCACTCTCTTATTAAAAATTCTGCCTTTTCATAATCCTGCCCTATTCTATCAAGGCTTTCAACTTGGCCATTCCAATACACAGAGCTTTTCAAAGCTGTTAGAATTTCAATATTATCAAAATCAATAGAATGAGCCTCTTCGGATTTTACTAAAGCTTCTTTGAAATTGCCTTTTCTAAAATCTAAATAAATCTCTTTAATCAATTCAACGATTCTTTCTGATGACACATCCCCACCATTTTAAACAATATATACAAACCCTCGTTACACTTTATATAATTATATCATTTATCAATTTTTAGTCAAACAAGAAATTAAGGCAAAATAACAATATTTTATTTATTATTCTTTTAAAATAAAATCTTATATTATAATATTAAAAAGAAAATTGTGGGGTCGAATTCTAGCTATATGGAACCTAATAAAATTATTAACAAGTCTATTTATTACTATAATTCAAAAAAATATTCACAAGCAATAAAACTCCTAGAAAAAGAAATCTTTTTCTACAAAAATTACTACTTGTACCACTATGTTTTAGGAATGTCTTATCTTCGCATTGGGAACCTTAGCAATGCTCAAATATATCTTAAAAAAGCTTACACTTTAAACCCAAACGAATCAAATATAAAACAAGCTATTGCTATACTTTTAGTAAGCCAAGGCAAAGAAGAAAAAGCTATTCAGATATGGCTTAAAATGATAGAAGAAAATCAAGAAGTAGATCGATCAGAGCTGTCTCTTGAAATTATTCGAAAAAATCCTATCAAAGGTTCTGCTTTTTTTAAAAATAACAACCTATATGAAAAATTGTTCCCAACAATTAAGGCAATACCCGATAAAAATTCAACAAAGTTCATCATAATAATTACCATTGGAGCAATTGTATTTATTTCAATATTGGCAATCTATTTTATTTTTTATAGACAAAAAACAACATCCGCAAATCTAAAAGCAGAAATAAACAAAAATTTAAACAATATTGTTGCTTACATTGATGACATTAAAATAAATAACAAAGAAAAAATAAAAAATGAAGAAGGCCAATTCATATTAATACTAACCAGCGACGAAATTAAAAATTCTTTCGAAAAAATCAAAATTTATTTAAAAAAGGGAAAAGATAATTTTGCAAGAGTAGAAATAAATAAAATATTAAATTCAAATGCATCAGAGTCCATAAAACTAAAAGCCAAAAATCTTGCAAGTTTTATCTCAAGACCAGATTTTATTAGCTTTAATGAACATCTAAGCTTAAAAGATATTAAAAAAGATCCATCAATCTATTCAAACGTATATGTAAAATGGGAAGGAGTAGTAAATAATATCGAAAAAAAAGATAACATAATTCAGTTTGACTTTTATGTAGGATACAACAAAAATGTACTCTCAGGAATTATACCAACAAAAACAACCTTTGATATTGATATTGATTTTAAAGACAATGTTGAAATACTTGGACAAATAGAATACAAAAAGAACAAACTTGCCCTAAATGCAATAACAATTAGAAAAATAGATAAAAATTCAAATTGATCCAATATCTTTGCCAAAATTTCAAAAAATAATTAACATTTAAGATTAAAACGGGGTGCATAGTAACTTTTCATTACATTTGATAAGATTTATTGATTCTTCAAAAGAAAGCAGCAACTCTTCTTTTTTTGTCAAATCTCTTACTTTCATTTTATTTTCTTTATATTCTTCTTGACCAACAAAAATTAAAAATCTTATTTCTTTGCTTAAAGCATATTCTATTTGCTCTTTAATATTTTTACCATTTTTGTTTTTAAAATAGACTTCACAAGAAATATTTTTAACCTTGGAATAATCATGATTTCTAAACCTAGTAGCAAGCTCATAATAATAATTTTGCAAAGCACTATCTAAATTTACAATCAAAACTTTAGATCTAGCCTTAGTGACAAATATTTTAATATAACTAAACTTTTCAAGATCAATTATATCCTTTATTCTGTCAACACCAAAAGATCCCCCAACTCCTGAAACTTTTTGAATAGAGTTTGAGAACGAAGAAATCAAATTATCATATCTTCCCCCACTACAAACACTACCCATATTGCTACCAAACACCTCAGATTCAAAAACAATCCCTGTATAATAATCAAGCCCACGCGATATTTTAAGATTTAAGTTAAAAGAATCCTGAATTTTCAATAAGCTAAGATGTTGAAAAACATCTTCTACTCTCTTGACAGACTCATTATCGCCTAAAATACTTTTTAAAGCTTGTATTTTATCTTTAAAAGTACCTTGCAAGTTCACTAAACTTAAGATTGAATCTACTGCTTCTTTTTCGATCTCAAGAAGCAACCCTTCTTTAACCTTATCAATTCCTATTTTATCTATTTTATCAATATTTCTTAAAATAAAAAGAGACTTTTCTTTAAGTCCTAATTTTTCAAAAAAAGAATTCAATATGCCAAGATGAGAATAATGGATAACAAATTTTTTATTAATGCCTTCTATAAAATTCAAAAAAATCTCTTCAAGTCCATAATACACAACAGAAAGAATCTCAGCATCACCCCTAAAACTATCCTCTCCAACTATATCAAAATCGAATTGCATAAATTCTCTGTATCTACCCTTTTGAGAATTTTCTCCCCTAAAAACTTTTCCAAATTGAGAACGTCTGAAAGGAAATTTTAAAGCAGAAATATTTGTAGCAACAAATCTGGCAAAAGGAACAGTTAAATCAAATCGCATGGAAACATCTCTGCCTCCATTATCTTTAAACCTATAAATTTGCTTTTCGGTTTCATCCCCACTCTTTTTCAAAAGCAAATCTGAATATTCAAGAACTGGAGTATCTATTAGATCAAAATTATAAGAATTAAGAACGCTAAATATCTGCCTAACAATATGAATTCGAATCAAAGAATCCTTTGGCAAATAATCTTTAAAGCCTTTTAAAGTTTTAATGTCCATTATATTATACCCTCTGCTATATAGTAATTTACTTTTTCAGAATATAATAACATATAATAATATAGATGCAAAAAAAAATGAATAATTTTTTATTTCATATAATCATAAAATAATTTAAGAGGTCCAAAATTCATGACCAAAAGAATACTTAATAACAAGTATCGAATAAAAATAATATTAACAATCTTCTTGGGTATAACTTTGCTAACTATTTACAAATATTTCACACTAATGGTCTTTAATAATAGTCCAGACAACATGATATCTTTAAAATCAAATGATATTGCCAAAAGAGGAACAATTTATGATAGAAATGGCAAACCAATAGCATTCTCTTCAAAGTCCTACTCAATCGGAACAAATCCTCAAAAAATAGAAAATATTGTCAGCACATCTGAAACTCTTGGCGCAATACTCCAAATTGATTCAAGAACTTTAAAAGAAAAGCTTTCTTCTAATAAAGGATTTTTATATATAAAAAGAAAAATAAAAAGGGAAGAATCAGATTTAATTAAAAGAATCCAAGCCGAAGGCAGACTTTCAAATATTGCTTTATACCCTGATTACACAAGAATTTACCCCTTTAGACATGCCACAAGTAATATTACTGGTTTTGTAGGAACAGATAATCTTGGCCTTGAAGGCATTGAATTTTCTCTAAATAGCATATTAGGAAAAGATAAAACCAAACAACAATTTTTAAATGAAGAGTTAGAAACAAACAACATCTACTTAACAATAGACATGGATATACAACAAGGTGTTAGCAAAATAGCTAAAAAATACTTTAAAGAAAATAATCCTGAAAGTTTAATTACTTTGGTAATGAACTCACAAAATGGAGAAATATTGTCCATGGTTCAATTTCCTCAATATGATGCAAACTTTTATTATGAATATCCTGAAGAAATACGAAAAAACTTTTCTTCATCTCTAACCTATGAACCTGGCAGCATTAATAAAATTTTTACAGTTGCAATAATATTAGAAAGTGGAAAATTAAATTTAGAAGAAAAATTTTTAGACAATGGAATATATCAAAAACAATTTTCATCAGGAGAAAAAATTACAATCAAAACATTAAATCCTCCCTATAAATATATCGATTCTACAGAGATTTTAATTTATTCATCAAATGTTGGAATAGCTTACATTACTGAAAAAGTTAGCAATGAATACTTTTACAAAAAACTTTTAGATTTTGGATTTGGAGAAAAAGTTGGATTTCCATTTCCCGGAGAAACAAAAGGATTGTTAAATCATTATTCAAAATGGTCAGGACGAAGTAAAGCTACAATTGGATTTGGACAAGAAATAGGAGTGTCAGCAGTTCAAATATTACAAGCTGCAAGCATACTGGGCAATAATGGAATAATGTTAAAACCTAGAATAATAAAAAAAATAAGCAACGATAAAGGAGAAAATATTAAAGAATTTGATAAAGAAGAAATAAGAAAAGCAATATCCAAAAGTTCAGCACAAAAAGTTTTAAAAATGATGAGAGAAGTTGTAAATAAAGGTGGAATTCCAAATCTTAAAATTAAAAATCTTGACATTTCTGCAAAAAGCGGAACATCTCAAGCCATTGATAGAAAAACTGGCAAATACTCAGAAGAGGACTATACATCCTCTATATTAGCAATATATCCCACAGAACAACCCAAATATACTATTTATATTGTATACAGATACCCCAAAAAAATAATATACGGAACAAGAATAGCAGCTCCAATGGCAAAAGAAATAATAGAATTTATTGAGCACCAACAAAATACCATCACATATAAAAAAATCAAAATGCCATCAAAAATCAAGATCCCTAAAACTGCCACCAATTATAAAAACAAAACATACTTGCCAAATTTTATCAACCTTTCCAAAAGAGAAGTAATAAACATACTAAAGCACTATAAAAACACCATGAAAATAAAAATAAATGGCGACGGATTTGTTTACAAGCAAAGTATATCTCCCAATACAAAATTAGAAGATATAGCAGAGCTTGAACTGTATTTGAAATAATTAGGTTTAATTAGATAAATAAATTTTTAATTTCATTTTTATAAAAATTTAAAATATAGCTTCGCTTAATGTCCATTTTAATCGATATTTCTTTACCAACTTCAAATGGTTTTTCTAAAAGAGCAAACTTTAATATCTGCTCAAAAGGCTTAAATCCATTAGCTTTATTGATTAATTTTTTTATTTCATCATTTATGGCCTTAAGAACAATATTATTTGCAATAATTTGACGCCTATTATTAGCATCAAAAATTTTTTGCCCAACACTTTCTAGATATTTATTTATTTCTTCAAAATTTGGAAGAATAAGAGCGCCTAAGAATTTTTGATCTTGACCTACAACAACCGCTTTTTCTATTAATACTGATTCTTCAAGCTTAATCTCAATTGGAGCAGGCTCAACATTCTCTCCATTATTCAAAACAATTGTATCTTTTTCGCGACCAATAATTTGAACAACATTATCCTTAGATAATTTTGCAATATCACCTGTGTTTAAAAACCCATCAGAACCAATAATTCTACAGGTTGCCTCTTTATCCTTGTAATATCCAAGCATTACTTGAGGCCCTTTTACAAACAAAATCCCCTTTCCAGGCTTTTTAAGTTTATTACCATCAGCATCTCTAATCTCAGCAACAGTTCCGGGCAAAATTTTACCACAAGTTCCAATAATCACCTTTTTATACTTATTAGAAGCCACTCCGGGTGAAGTTTCTGTCAATCCATAAGCATTGGCAAGTTCAATGCCAATTGAATTAAAAAATCTAACAGCAGACAACGGCATACTCCCCCCACCAGTAATTCCAACAACAAAATTATTACCCAATATCTTATTTATTTTATTAAAAATTAAAATATTCCCCAAAGCCTTAAAAGGAAATAAACAGATTAATCCACATACTCCTAAAATTTTCTTTATAGGGAAAAATAAACTAACCCCATTATCTGGATAAAGCCCCATTATCACTCTATAGCAAATATCATTAAGAAATGCCGATTTTACAAAAAAATGAAAAATCATTCTAGAGATAAACGGCTTCTTAGAAACTTCTTTGTAAATATTTTGTCTTATTGCAATCCAAAGCCTAGGAACAGCTGCAATATAATGAGGATTAATATTTTTAATATCATCAAGCATTGCCCTTGGAACAATGGTAGAAAATAAACAAACCATACCCTTGAGGAAAATATTGTAAGAAAAAGACCTTTGAAAAGAATGCCAAATTGGCAAAATGCACATAAATATTTGTCCCACTTGCGTATCAACCATCAAACTAAAACTAGAAACCTGATAAAGAAGGTTAGCATGGCTAAGCATTACTCCTTTTGGATGGCCTGTTGTTCCAGAAGTATATATTATTGTTGCCATATCATTAGAATCAACTTTACTTGCAATCTCAATAATTTCTGAATCTTTTCTTAAATTGTCTCCAAATAAAATACAATCGCTATAAGTATAAATTTCAAAATCACTATATTTTAGTCTATCTTCTTGATTTAAATTTTC
Above is a genomic segment from Borreliella mayonii containing:
- a CDS encoding tetratricopeptide repeat protein, producing MSSERIVELIKEIYLDFRKGNFKEALVKSEEAHSIDFDNIEILTALKSSVYWNGQVESLDRIGQDYEKAEFLIREWNNFAGRYLKKMGCNFLQGRNSIKYFVFQTCLYIYKNIYKMHPENLDLLIKIAKSYKGMGNYERAINVFLQILGDFKDNSDVVAELADSYALVDEIKEAKVLFREAFFINPQKIDIYSLESDMILRLIDLIKSDRNISDDLIKEWIPVYGSLNGVFNIKRELRPIELGQLKQSVYSLRNELKEKSYRSINESILLPRLINKYFWLIDHYVRIKEDRARIDEILLYIKEIDLGIYQQYVN
- a CDS encoding tetratricopeptide repeat protein, which produces MEPNKIINKSIYYYNSKKYSQAIKLLEKEIFFYKNYYLYHYVLGMSYLRIGNLSNAQIYLKKAYTLNPNESNIKQAIAILLVSQGKEEKAIQIWLKMIEENQEVDRSELSLEIIRKNPIKGSAFFKNNNLYEKLFPTIKAIPDKNSTKFIIIITIGAIVFISILAIYFIFYRQKTTSANLKAEINKNLNNIVAYIDDIKINNKEKIKNEEGQFILILTSDEIKNSFEKIKIYLKKGKDNFARVEINKILNSNASESIKLKAKNLASFISRPDFISFNEHLSLKDIKKDPSIYSNVYVKWEGVVNNIEKKDNIIQFDFYVGYNKNVLSGIIPTKTTFDIDIDFKDNVEILGQIEYKKNKLALNAITIRKIDKNSN
- the hisS gene encoding histidine--tRNA ligase; the protein is MDIKTLKGFKDYLPKDSLIRIHIVRQIFSVLNSYNFDLIDTPVLEYSDLLLKKSGDETEKQIYRFKDNGGRDVSMRFDLTVPFARFVATNISALKFPFRRSQFGKVFRGENSQKGRYREFMQFDFDIVGEDSFRGDAEILSVVYYGLEEIFLNFIEGINKKFVIHYSHLGILNSFFEKLGLKEKSLFILRNIDKIDKIGIDKVKEGLLLEIEKEAVDSILSLVNLQGTFKDKIQALKSILGDNESVKRVEDVFQHLSLLKIQDSFNLNLKISRGLDYYTGIVFESEVFGSNMGSVCSGGRYDNLISSFSNSIQKVSGVGGSFGVDRIKDIIDLEKFSYIKIFVTKARSKVLIVNLDSALQNYYYELATRFRNHDYSKVKNISCEVYFKNKNGKNIKEQIEYALSKEIRFLIFVGQEEYKENKMKVRDLTKKEELLLSFEESINLIKCNEKLLCTPF
- a CDS encoding penicillin-binding protein; the encoded protein is MTKRILNNKYRIKIILTIFLGITLLTIYKYFTLMVFNNSPDNMISLKSNDIAKRGTIYDRNGKPIAFSSKSYSIGTNPQKIENIVSTSETLGAILQIDSRTLKEKLSSNKGFLYIKRKIKREESDLIKRIQAEGRLSNIALYPDYTRIYPFRHATSNITGFVGTDNLGLEGIEFSLNSILGKDKTKQQFLNEELETNNIYLTIDMDIQQGVSKIAKKYFKENNPESLITLVMNSQNGEILSMVQFPQYDANFYYEYPEEIRKNFSSSLTYEPGSINKIFTVAIILESGKLNLEEKFLDNGIYQKQFSSGEKITIKTLNPPYKYIDSTEILIYSSNVGIAYITEKVSNEYFYKKLLDFGFGEKVGFPFPGETKGLLNHYSKWSGRSKATIGFGQEIGVSAVQILQAASILGNNGIMLKPRIIKKISNDKGENIKEFDKEEIRKAISKSSAQKVLKMMREVVNKGGIPNLKIKNLDISAKSGTSQAIDRKTGKYSEEDYTSSILAIYPTEQPKYTIYIVYRYPKKIIYGTRIAAPMAKEIIEFIEHQQNTITYKKIKMPSKIKIPKTATNYKNKTYLPNFINLSKREVINILKHYKNTMKIKINGDGFVYKQSISPNTKLEDIAELELYLK
- a CDS encoding AMP-binding protein; translation: MSIAKAFFEVADQQKDKIAQIYKVCNGYAHVTYGDLKNNVLKLASFLKSINIKHQDKIFICSENRAEWTVIDFAILSLGAVDVPKGSDVTLFEAEIIFNSVLPSVVVLENLNLLDMFVQIKFTVKPIFIIIENLNQEDRLKYSDFEIYTYSDCILFGDNLRKDSEIIEIASKVDSNDMATIIYTSGTTGHPKGVMLSHANLLYQVSSFSLMVDTQVGQIFMCILPIWHSFQRSFSYNIFLKGMVCLFSTIVPRAMLDDIKNINPHYIAAVPRLWIAIRQNIYKEVSKKPFISRMIFHFFVKSAFLNDICYRVIMGLYPDNGVSLFFPIKKILGVCGLICLFPFKALGNILIFNKINKILGNNFVVGITGGGSMPLSAVRFFNSIGIELANAYGLTETSPGVASNKYKKVIIGTCGKILPGTVAEIRDADGNKLKKPGKGILFVKGPQVMLGYYKDKEATCRIIGSDGFLNTGDIAKLSKDNVVQIIGREKDTIVLNNGENVEPAPIEIKLEESVLIEKAVVVGQDQKFLGALILPNFEEINKYLESVGQKIFDANNRRQIIANNIVLKAINDEIKKLINKANGFKPFEQILKFALLEKPFEVGKEISIKMDIKRSYILNFYKNEIKNLFI